Part of the Sulfuricurvum kujiense DSM 16994 genome, GAATCGCACGTGCGGAGAGGACGATCAAATCGGTCGGCTTGATCTTGATATGGCGGTGCTCGCCGATCGCCATACGGAAGAGGGCCGAACTCGGTTCCCCCTGACTTCCGGTTGTGACGATGAGGACGTCTTTGTCGCTCATGCGGTTTGCCTCTTCGGCATCGATGAAGATGTTTTTAGGAAGTTTAATGTAATCGTATTGCATACATACTTCGAGATTCCGCTCCATTGATCGTCCGATAACACATACTTTACGGTTGTATTTTATACCGGTCAAAATCGCTTGATATACACGGTGAATGTTTGAACTGAACGTTGACATGATGACACGCCCTTCGGCTTTCGAGAAGATACGGTCAAATCCCGGTGCTACGGTCAGTTCGCTCGGAGTCCACTCTTTGTTATAAGAGTTAGTGGAGTCTGAGAGGAGACAAAGAACCCCTTTTTCACCGTAGTGAGCCAATCGGTGCAAGTCAGCCGTGTAGCCGTCTACCGGAGTATGGTCGATTTTAAAATCGCCCGTATGGATAATAGTTCCCGCTTTAGTCGTGATCGCCAATGAGGAAGAGTCAATGATCGAGTGGGTCATGTGCATCCATTCGATTTCGAAATCGTTTCCGATTTTGTACGGTATCCGTTTAACAATCGGATTGAAGTAGCGGCGGAAATCGCGCATATGATGTTCGTCGAATTTGTTTCCGATCATTGCCAGAGGCAACGGCGTTCCGTAAATCGGGAATTGCATCTCTTTGAAGAAATACGGTACCCCTCCGATATGGTCTTCATGGGCATGGGTAATGATGACGGCAACGATTTTTTTGCGGATTTCGCGCAAGTAGGTGAAGTCAGGGACGAGAATATCGACTCCGTGCATCTCTTCGTCCGGAAAGCTCATCCCGATATCAATGATAATCGCTTCGTTTTCCGTTTCGATGACCGTGATATTTCCGCCGATCTCACCGAGACCGCCCAGCGGTGTGATACGAACTTTGTCATTATTATTAAGATCGAGTTTATAGTGGGGATTGAGACGGTTTTTATGGGCATCTTGGTTTTTGACAACAAAATCGCGAAGATTGTTATCAATCGGTGTGCTAGGACTTCCGCGACGGCCGCCGCGTCCACGATCACGGCCTGAGCGCGCAGGTTCGGCATCGGTTGCGTTTGCATCGGATCCTTCCGGACGGTCTGTACGAGGAGGTCTGTTGTCCTGACGAGGAGGGCGGTTGTCCTGGCGGGGAGGGCGGTTATCCTGACGAGGAGGGCGGCTGTCTTCCCGCGGCTCTGTGTTTGGACGCTCAGTCGTATTCCCCTCTGCACCTTCGGGGCGGTTGTTGTTTCGGCTGCGAAACGGTCGACGGTTATTTCGGCGTTGACGATTTTCGCCTTGCGGCTGTGTTTGTGATCCTGGTTGTTCTTCGGACATTATAATTTCCTTCTGTCGCTTTCATAGCGTAATGGTTTTGTCTATATTTAGATGCTCTAAAAAACCCTAAAAGATTATTTTATAAGGGTGTAGAGCCGGTGAAAGTCAGAGGTGTCAAGCTGATGAGGTCGGATAGAGCGTTCCAACTCAAGCGTTTCAAAGGCTTGGGACAGAACGGTTCCATCATAGCGTGAGGAGAGATTTTTGTGGAGGGTTTTACGGGGCTGTGTAAAGGCCGTTCGTAAAAAGTCTTCAAACCCTTCATCATTACGGTTCGTACGTTTAGAAATGAGCAGTACGCACGAATCGACTTTGGGAGCAGGCTCGAATGCGGTAGGGGGAACGTGTAAAACGATCTCCGCCTCTCCGACACTCTGCGCAATTACACTGAGCGCTCCAAAAGCTCTCTCTCCGGGTGCGGCAGAGAATTTCTCCGCCACTTCACGCTGTATCATGACAAGCAAGTTTCGGCACGCCGGATCGGCGAGGGCTTTGAGGATGATATTCGTAGCGATGTAATAGGGCAAATTCGCCACTAAATCGTACGGTTCATCCAAAAGCTCACTCTTCCAATGCTCTAGCACATCTCCGCATCGGAGAGTAAGAGCGTTGGTAGCGATAGCATCGGCAAATTGGTGCGTCAAATGCTTGCACAAGTCGGTATCGACCTCAAAAGCGGTAACACTTTTGACATCAACTAAATACTTAGTTAAATCACCTAATCCAGGCCCGATTTCTGCGATACGGTGAGGCGTATCGGGCATCGATTGGATGATTTGGGCTAAAACAGCTTCGTCTTTTAAAAAATTTTGGCCAAACTTTTTCTTGGCAATAGCGGCACGGTCTTTTTGCATTGCCCTTATTGTACCTAATAAAGTGTTAATCCCCTATTAAATCATAAAAAATGTGAATCTGTATTTCTTTAATCAAAGAAAACCATTGTTTAGAATTTATCGTTACTTTTGGTAATGAAAGTTATACTTCCGTTATGATTGCGCCAAAGGGTTTGAATGGATAATTTTTTTGCAAAACGGATCATTCCGTGCCTCGATGTTAAAGACGGACGCGTTGTAAAAGGGGTCAATTTCGTCGGCCTCAAAGATGCGGGAGACCCTGTTGAAGTGGCAAAACGCTATAACGAAGAAGGTGCGGACGAGCTCACTTTTTTAGATATTACCGCTTCGCACGAAGAGCGTGACACGATCGTCCATATCGTAGAGCAGGTAGCAAAGGAAGTATTTATCCCTCTCACCGTAGGGGGAGGAATCCGCAAACTCGACGATATTTATCGTCTTCTCGCCGTCGGATGCGACAAAGTGAGTGTCAATTCTGCCGCGATAAAACGTCCGGAACTGATCGATGAGGGGGCAAAGCGATTCGGTTCACAATGTATTGTCGTGGCGATCGATGTGAAGCGTACCGGCAATCAATATAACGTCTATCTAAACGGCGGACGTGTCGATACTGGGATCAATGCACTGGAATGGGCTAAAGAGGTCGTAGATCGAGGGGCGGGAGAGATATTGCTTACCTCGATGGATGCTGACGGTACCAAAGCGGGATTTGATCTATCGATCACGGAACAGATCAGCCGCGCCGTCAATGTACCCGTTATCGCCAGCGGCGGTGCGGGGACGATGGAACATATTAAAGAGGCGTTTGAACACGGTGCCGATGCGGCACTGGCGGCGAGTATTTTCCACTACAAAGAGATCGACATTATGGATCTCAAACGCTACCTGTCGGCTAACGGGATTCCGGTACGATTATGATACTGTGTGCGGGCAATAACGAGACGTTTGATTTTGCGACCCCGATCGGGGTTGGATTGATTGACAGTGCAATCAATCTGACCCGTCACGCTCTAGTACACAAACCGGAATTCATCCTCTTTGTCGGAAGTGCCGGAAGCTACGGAGAACATAAAATCCATGAGATCATCGAGTCCAAAACGGCGGCTAACATCGAGTTAGGCTTTTTGGATAAAAGCGCCTATACCCCGATCGATAACGTTGTTTCGGCACAAACGGAAACCATTAAAGATGTTATAGTCAATTCTTCTAACTACATTACAACATCTGAGAAAGCGATGGAGCAAATGAGAGGTTTGGGAATGGGGATTGAAAACATGGAGTTTTTCAGTGTTATGCGGGTAGCCCAGATTTTCGGAATCCCAGCGGGGGGTGTTTTTTGTATAACCAACTATTGTGATACGAATGCCCACCGCGATTTTATCAGCAATCACGGATTTGCGAAGGTGCTGCTGCGAGAACATTTAGTAAACAAAGGGATGATTCGTGGGTAAGCTGTGCATTCTAGATTATACCAAAGCTGAACTCGCCGGTATGGTGAAACCCTCGTTCCGCGCCAAACAGATATGGGGATGGATTTACCATCAATACGCCACCAGTTTTGAGACGATGCAAAATCTTCCCAAGACGATGCGCGAAGAGCTGGCTCAAACGTATGAGATTATGCCGCTTAAAATTGCCCGAAAGGAATGCTCTACCGACGGAACGATTAAATATCTTTTCGAGCTGAGTGACGGTAAAACGGTTGAGACGGTTTGGCTCAAAATGAAAGACGAAAGCATCGATGAAGAGGGAAATATCGAACATGAAGCGCGATACACCGTCTGTGTCTCGACACAAGTGGGGTGCAAAGTGGGATGTTCGTTTTGTCTGACGGCAAAAGGGGGATTTACCCGTGATCTAACGGCAGGCGAAATTGTCGCTCAGGTGTTGGCCGTTAAGATGGATAACAATCTCGCAGCGCATCGCCGTCTCAATATCGTCTATATGGGGATGGGGGAGCCGTTGGATAATTTGGACAATTTAGCCAAAGCGATCACGATACTCAAAGACGAAGAGGGGCTTTCTATTTCGGGCAAGCGTCAGACGGTCTCGACGAGCGGGCTGAGTACCAAGATCGATAAGCTCGGAGAGATGGATTTAGGGGTTCATATCGCGATCAGCCTCCATGCCGTTGATGATGAACTTCGTACCGAACTGATCCCGATGAACAAAGCGTACAATATCGCTTCAATCATCGATGCGGTCAAGCGTTTTCCGATCGATACCCGAAAACGGGTGATGTTTGAATATCTTGTCATTAAAAATAAAAATGATGATTTGGGCTCGGCGAAAAAACTGGTCAAGCTTCTTCACGGTATTAAAGCCAAGGTCAATTTGATCTATTTTAATCCCTATCCCGGGTCGGATTATCAACGCCCGTCTCGTGAGGATATGGTTGCATTTCAAGAGTATTTGATAAAGCACGGTGTGCTGTGCACGATCCGAGACTCCAAGGGATTGGATATCAGTGCGGCCTGCGGGCAGTTAAAAGAGAAATCGTTAACTTAAGTAGAGTATTCTTACGCCAAATTAATTTTGCTCGGATGACGCTGAGCGAGGAAAGGAAATTGTGTGAGCGGATCGGACTGGCTTCAAGTTGTATTTTTAGGGATATTTGTGAGTGGAAGCGTCGGCGGTTTTCTTTGGGTGGCGATGAAGAAAGACTGAATAGCTCTCTTCACCAGCTGTATTTGAGCATCGCCTGAAAGACATCATTATCGTTTCGATAGCTGTTTTCATGGTAGTAATGCCATTCCGTCCCTATTTCCAACTTCCCCTCTTTAATTCCAAAGACTGAATTGAGATTGAACAACAATTGGTTTTGGCTCAAAAAATCACATGTCGTCCAATCTGTGAACCCCTCAAAATGCCATTTTTCACCGAGCGGCGCGTAATAGTTGGCGGAGAGCTGATAGGTCTCATTTCCGATATTTTGGACTTTTCGATAGAGATTGAGTCCGAAAACACTGAACCCCGGTACATTCATATCGGTGCCGAATCCGTAAAGCCATGCATGATAGGTATCCGATCCGTTATATTGAAAAGCCGCATACCATTCTTTAATAAATCCGTCCGATACAGGAATTCCGGCAATTTTATTGAAGCTGATACGGGGAGAAATCTCGCCGTAGAGATCGTTTTTATCTCCGCTGAAACGGAGTCCGTTCGGGGCATAGACATAATCGGCAAATGCAAACAGATCACCGTACTCCCAGGTACGATAATGTTCCGCCGTTATCGTATGTTTGTTGCCGCTTTGGGTATCGAGAAATGTCGGCCCTTCAAATTTGCCGTAGAGATATTGGAGATTGGTAGCCGAAAATGCGCTGAGCTGGGCAGCGGTGATAAGACTAGCGAAGAGTAAGCGTTTCATCGGTATCCTTTGAAATAAGGGCATTAAATTGGGAAATAAGGTCAAGCGGATCAGACTGTATGCCGTGAACCATCATCCCGAAATGAAGATGCGGACCCGTAATCCGTCCGCTCTCACCGCTGAGTGCGATCGGTTGTCCACGCTCAATACGATCACCGACATTGACATCGAATCGGCTGAGGTGAAAATAGCATGAATATATCCCTTCGCCGTGATCGATAATGATTGTTCCGCCGGAATAATAGCGTTCCTGTACCAAGACGACGATCCCGTCGTTTGCCGCGACAATGGGGATCGGCGTTCGGGCACGAAAATCGACCCCTCCATGGTAGCTTTTCAGACTTCCGTTGTAGGTGCGGGCGGAGCCGTATTCGCTGGTGATATTGGAGTCTATGGGCTTAACGAACGCTTTGTTCCAATAGCGGATCGGTGTAAAGTGCCCGTAGATCGCTTCTGCCTGCGCTTTTTCAGCCGCAATCTGCTCCATCGCTTCCGGAGGGGGAGTCACCAAAGCGGGATCGACACTGAGTGTTTCGGTAGGATAGTCGGCCTCTTGGATATGGATTGAGAAAAAGCTCTCGTTTCCCGGTGCAATCCAGGTGAGGTTGATGTCTCCCGCAGGGGTGTAGTAATCGATCGGTATAACGGCGATCCCTTTGGTTTTATCGGCAGGATGAAGGAGGACGCTTATATTGCGATCGCTCATAATCACGGTTCCCGAAGGTGAAGGTAGGGGTATGATGAGACTTTTCCCGTTAAATCCTTCAGCACCCCAAAGGGCTAAAAAACCGAGCCATAAAATGAGCAAAAATCGCATGGTGTATCCTGCAGTATTATTAAGGACGGTATTGTAGCATTTAGGGCTTAGAAACATAATTTTTGAGAATATATAAAGTATTGTATGTTACTATCAGAAATATGTTGGTTCTAAAAAGAGAAGAGGATGAGAAAAGCTCGAGTCATAGGGTTCA contains:
- a CDS encoding ribonuclease J produces the protein MSEEQPGSQTQPQGENRQRRNNRRPFRSRNNNRPEGAEGNTTERPNTEPREDSRPPRQDNRPPRQDNRPPRQDNRPPRTDRPEGSDANATDAEPARSGRDRGRGGRRGSPSTPIDNNLRDFVVKNQDAHKNRLNPHYKLDLNNNDKVRITPLGGLGEIGGNITVIETENEAIIIDIGMSFPDEEMHGVDILVPDFTYLREIRKKIVAVIITHAHEDHIGGVPYFFKEMQFPIYGTPLPLAMIGNKFDEHHMRDFRRYFNPIVKRIPYKIGNDFEIEWMHMTHSIIDSSSLAITTKAGTIIHTGDFKIDHTPVDGYTADLHRLAHYGEKGVLCLLSDSTNSYNKEWTPSELTVAPGFDRIFSKAEGRVIMSTFSSNIHRVYQAILTGIKYNRKVCVIGRSMERNLEVCMQYDYIKLPKNIFIDAEEANRMSDKDVLIVTTGSQGEPSSALFRMAIGEHRHIKIKPTDLIVLSARAIPGNEGSISGMLNYLQRAGARVANDRDIHVSGHASMEEQKLMLRLTNPKFFLPVHGEYNHIMKHKETAVTCGVPERNILLMSDGDSIEVNTKMMRKAKTVKTGKTYIDNQNNHQIEDDIIIDRQKMASEGMVMLVAQVSAAESRLLSKPLVTSFGIVADRHDKAFALEMEDVLEHFLINLKPGLIENPKALENDLRQVVRKHIYRKMKKYPLIVPHVFVM
- the rsmA gene encoding 16S rRNA (adenine(1518)-N(6)/adenine(1519)-N(6))-dimethyltransferase RsmA; this encodes MQKDRAAIAKKKFGQNFLKDEAVLAQIIQSMPDTPHRIAEIGPGLGDLTKYLVDVKSVTAFEVDTDLCKHLTHQFADAIATNALTLRCGDVLEHWKSELLDEPYDLVANLPYYIATNIILKALADPACRNLLVMIQREVAEKFSAAPGERAFGALSVIAQSVGEAEIVLHVPPTAFEPAPKVDSCVLLISKRTNRNDEGFEDFLRTAFTQPRKTLHKNLSSRYDGTVLSQAFETLELERSIRPHQLDTSDFHRLYTLIK
- the hisF gene encoding imidazole glycerol phosphate synthase subunit HisF; this translates as MDNFFAKRIIPCLDVKDGRVVKGVNFVGLKDAGDPVEVAKRYNEEGADELTFLDITASHEERDTIVHIVEQVAKEVFIPLTVGGGIRKLDDIYRLLAVGCDKVSVNSAAIKRPELIDEGAKRFGSQCIVVAIDVKRTGNQYNVYLNGGRVDTGINALEWAKEVVDRGAGEILLTSMDADGTKAGFDLSITEQISRAVNVPVIASGGAGTMEHIKEAFEHGADAALAASIFHYKEIDIMDLKRYLSANGIPVRL
- a CDS encoding purine-nucleoside phosphorylase, which translates into the protein MILCAGNNETFDFATPIGVGLIDSAINLTRHALVHKPEFILFVGSAGSYGEHKIHEIIESKTAANIELGFLDKSAYTPIDNVVSAQTETIKDVIVNSSNYITTSEKAMEQMRGLGMGIENMEFFSVMRVAQIFGIPAGGVFCITNYCDTNAHRDFISNHGFAKVLLREHLVNKGMIRG
- the rlmN gene encoding 23S rRNA (adenine(2503)-C(2))-methyltransferase RlmN; its protein translation is MGKLCILDYTKAELAGMVKPSFRAKQIWGWIYHQYATSFETMQNLPKTMREELAQTYEIMPLKIARKECSTDGTIKYLFELSDGKTVETVWLKMKDESIDEEGNIEHEARYTVCVSTQVGCKVGCSFCLTAKGGFTRDLTAGEIVAQVLAVKMDNNLAAHRRLNIVYMGMGEPLDNLDNLAKAITILKDEEGLSISGKRQTVSTSGLSTKIDKLGEMDLGVHIAISLHAVDDELRTELIPMNKAYNIASIIDAVKRFPIDTRKRVMFEYLVIKNKNDDLGSAKKLVKLLHGIKAKVNLIYFNPYPGSDYQRPSREDMVAFQEYLIKHGVLCTIRDSKGLDISAACGQLKEKSLT
- a CDS encoding outer membrane protein OmpK yields the protein MKRLLFASLITAAQLSAFSATNLQYLYGKFEGPTFLDTQSGNKHTITAEHYRTWEYGDLFAFADYVYAPNGLRFSGDKNDLYGEISPRISFNKIAGIPVSDGFIKEWYAAFQYNGSDTYHAWLYGFGTDMNVPGFSVFGLNLYRKVQNIGNETYQLSANYYAPLGEKWHFEGFTDWTTCDFLSQNQLLFNLNSVFGIKEGKLEIGTEWHYYHENSYRNDNDVFQAMLKYSW
- a CDS encoding M23 family metallopeptidase, which translates into the protein MRFLLILWLGFLALWGAEGFNGKSLIIPLPSPSGTVIMSDRNISVLLHPADKTKGIAVIPIDYYTPAGDINLTWIAPGNESFFSIHIQEADYPTETLSVDPALVTPPPEAMEQIAAEKAQAEAIYGHFTPIRYWNKAFVKPIDSNITSEYGSARTYNGSLKSYHGGVDFRARTPIPIVAANDGIVVLVQERYYSGGTIIIDHGEGIYSCYFHLSRFDVNVGDRIERGQPIALSGESGRITGPHLHFGMMVHGIQSDPLDLISQFNALISKDTDETLTLR